One window of Flavobacteriales bacterium genomic DNA carries:
- a CDS encoding Nramp family divalent metal transporter, translating to MTHDRRSLGNVHSSVAIPVAKGWRRLLAFLGPAYLVSVGYMDPGNWATDIAGGSAFGYQLIWVLLMSNLMALLLQSLSARLGIVRGLDLAQASRHTYPPLVNIPLYVLAEIAIAACDLAEVIGMAIGLNLLFGLPVLWGVLISGLDTLLILFLMNKGMRLMEVFILSLVALIGFSFLAEMFIVEPVVGDVLQGLIPSTLSDKALYIAIGIIGATVMPHNLYLHSSLVQTRRFERTDKGMREAIRFNFFDTTIALNLAFFVNAAILILAAAAFHTAGHFDVAEIDQAHELLGELFGTMAPALFAIALIGAGQSSTITGTLAGQIVMEGYLDLRIRPWLRRLITRLLAIIPAIVSIIYFGPGSLGELLVFSQVVLSLQLGFAVIPLIHFTSDKKRMGTFAIKPWVQLLAWSTALIIVVLNAQLVVQKVQGWLKEGGSHVIWVKFLVIPIIVLSGILLLYITVKPFFVKLRPAKRHIDGTLPELKVQEQRPPQRIAITVEFKPLDERVLNAAIAQGGKVAEYILIHITESAAARYLGELTSDREAVDDATNLEHYAIKLREAGYTAKAVVGQGSPVEAIATLVNKSEAELLVMGSHGHRGLKDLLFGATVDAVRHRVKVPVLVVK from the coding sequence ATGACGCACGACCGGCGCTCCTTAGGCAACGTGCATTCCAGCGTGGCCATTCCCGTGGCGAAGGGCTGGCGCCGGCTTCTCGCCTTTCTCGGACCGGCCTACTTGGTGAGCGTGGGCTACATGGACCCCGGTAATTGGGCCACTGACATCGCCGGCGGATCCGCCTTCGGATACCAGCTCATCTGGGTGCTGCTGATGAGCAACCTCATGGCGCTGCTGCTGCAAAGCCTCAGTGCCCGGCTCGGCATCGTGCGCGGCCTCGACCTCGCACAGGCCAGCAGGCACACCTATCCGCCACTGGTGAACATCCCGCTATACGTGCTCGCCGAGATCGCCATCGCCGCCTGCGACCTCGCCGAGGTGATCGGCATGGCCATCGGCCTCAACCTCCTCTTCGGCCTCCCCGTGCTCTGGGGCGTGCTGATCTCCGGCCTCGACACGTTGCTCATCCTCTTCCTGATGAACAAGGGCATGCGCTTAATGGAGGTCTTCATCCTCTCGCTCGTCGCGCTCATCGGCTTCTCCTTCCTTGCTGAAATGTTCATCGTGGAACCCGTCGTGGGCGATGTGCTCCAAGGCCTGATCCCTTCCACACTCTCCGACAAGGCGCTCTACATCGCCATCGGCATCATCGGCGCCACCGTGATGCCGCACAACCTCTACCTCCACAGCTCGCTGGTGCAGACGCGCCGCTTCGAGCGCACCGACAAGGGCATGCGCGAAGCCATTCGCTTCAACTTCTTCGACACCACCATCGCGCTCAACCTCGCCTTCTTCGTCAACGCCGCCATCCTCATCCTCGCCGCCGCCGCCTTCCACACCGCAGGCCATTTCGATGTCGCCGAGATCGACCAGGCGCACGAACTGCTGGGCGAGCTCTTCGGCACCATGGCGCCGGCCCTCTTCGCCATCGCCCTCATCGGCGCGGGGCAGAGCAGCACCATCACCGGCACGCTCGCCGGGCAGATCGTGATGGAAGGCTACCTCGATCTGCGCATCCGCCCGTGGCTGCGACGGCTCATCACCCGCTTGCTTGCCATCATTCCCGCCATCGTCAGCATCATCTATTTCGGTCCGGGATCCTTGGGCGAACTTCTGGTATTCAGCCAAGTGGTGCTCAGCCTGCAATTAGGCTTCGCCGTGATCCCGCTGATCCACTTCACCTCGGACAAAAAGCGCATGGGCACCTTCGCCATCAAGCCCTGGGTGCAACTGCTGGCGTGGAGCACCGCGCTCATCATCGTGGTACTGAACGCCCAGTTAGTGGTACAGAAGGTGCAAGGCTGGCTGAAAGAAGGTGGCTCACATGTGATCTGGGTGAAGTTCCTCGTGATCCCGATCATCGTACTGTCCGGGATCCTGCTGCTTTACATCACCGTGAAGCCGTTCTTTGTGAAACTGAGACCCGCCAAGCGACATATCGACGGCACTTTGCCCGAGCTGAAGGTGCAGGAGCAGCGCCCACCGCAACGCATCGCCATCACCGTGGAGTTCAAGCCGTTGGACGAGCGCGTGCTGAACGCGGCCATCGCCCAAGGCGGAAAGGTGGCCGAGTACATCCTGATCCACATCACCGAGAGCGCTGCCGCGCGCTACCTAGGCGAACTCACCAGCGACCGCGAGGCCGTGGACGATGCCACCAACCTGGAGCACTATGCCATAAAGCTCCGCGAAGCCGGCTATACCGCTAAGGCCGTGGTGGGGCAAGGCAGCCCGGTGGAAGCGATCGCCACATTGGTGAACAAGAGCGAGGCCGAACTCCTGGTAATGGGCTCGCACGGCCACCGCGGCCTGAAGGACCTGCTCTTCGGCGCTACCGTGGATGCGGTAAGGCATAGGGTGAAGGTGCCAGTGCTGGTGGTGAAGTGA
- a CDS encoding metal-dependent transcriptional regulator: protein MLTRSEEDHIKAVHTLLQDGATAGTKDLAERLNIKASSVTVMLKKLAEKGLLKHEPYYGVKLTAKGKVAALKLVRKHRLWETFLVERLGFKWNEVHEVAEQLEHVHSEKLTDKLAGYLGDPAFDPHGDPIPDRNGRMHTRDTTSLMECASGTHVRIAAVKDGSDTLLHLLDQKGVGIGMRFEVVARHAFDDSVELQGGKALHLTLSALVAAHLLVEILPTGKNRKP, encoded by the coding sequence ATGCTCACCCGCAGCGAGGAGGACCACATCAAGGCCGTGCATACCCTTCTGCAGGATGGTGCCACCGCAGGCACCAAGGACCTCGCGGAACGCTTGAACATCAAGGCCAGCAGCGTCACTGTGATGCTGAAGAAGCTCGCCGAGAAGGGCCTCTTGAAGCATGAGCCCTACTACGGTGTGAAGCTCACCGCCAAAGGCAAGGTCGCCGCGTTGAAGCTCGTCCGCAAGCACCGCCTTTGGGAGACCTTCTTAGTTGAACGGCTCGGATTCAAGTGGAACGAAGTGCATGAAGTGGCCGAACAGTTGGAGCACGTCCACAGCGAAAAGCTCACCGATAAACTGGCCGGCTACCTCGGCGACCCGGCCTTCGACCCGCACGGCGACCCCATCCCTGATCGTAATGGGCGCATGCATACGCGCGACACCACCTCGCTCATGGAGTGCGCCTCAGGTACGCACGTCCGCATCGCCGCCGTGAAGGACGGCAGCGACACCCTGCTGCACCTGCTTGACCAAAAAGGCGTCGGCATCGGTATGCGCTTCGAGGTGGTCGCCCGCCATGCCTTCGATGACAGCGTGGAACTGCAAGGCGGAAAAGCGCTTCACCTCACCCTCTCGGCGCTAGTGGCCGCGCACCTGCTGGTGGAGATCCTTCCCACGGGGAAAAACCGGAAGCCATGA
- a CDS encoding quinone-dependent dihydroorotate dehydrogenase, with product MYKLLRPFLFRLSPERAHHLTFAALEMAKHIPGALALVGGERPSAEAAVEVMGLKFPGPVGLAAGMDKDATHVDAFSRIGFGSVEIGTLTPVAQPGNERPRLFRLKADHALINRMGFNNGGVQAAVERLKKRSPGIIVGGNIGKNKVTPNEQAIDDYVKCFEALHAVVDYFVVNVSSPNTPGLRALQEKGPLLAILNELKRRDAAKPVHRPILLKIAPDLTDEQLDDIVSVVKKSGIAGVIATNTTISREGLQMPKSEVDAIGAGGVSGRPVRQRSTKVVKYLRQRLPKPLVIIGVGGIDSAEAAMEKLDAGADLVQVYTGLIYEGPGLLKRINAAFALRKLNS from the coding sequence ATGTACAAACTGCTCCGCCCATTCCTCTTCCGCCTGTCGCCGGAGCGTGCGCACCACCTCACGTTCGCAGCATTGGAAATGGCGAAGCACATCCCCGGTGCGCTGGCACTGGTGGGTGGTGAACGTCCTTCGGCGGAAGCCGCCGTGGAAGTGATGGGATTGAAATTTCCCGGTCCCGTGGGCCTTGCCGCCGGCATGGACAAGGATGCCACGCACGTGGACGCGTTTTCGCGGATCGGCTTTGGATCCGTGGAGATCGGCACGTTGACGCCCGTGGCACAGCCCGGCAATGAGCGACCGCGGCTCTTCCGGCTGAAGGCCGATCACGCATTGATCAACCGCATGGGCTTCAACAACGGCGGCGTGCAGGCGGCAGTGGAGCGCTTGAAAAAGCGCAGCCCCGGCATCATCGTGGGCGGCAACATCGGCAAGAACAAGGTGACACCGAACGAGCAGGCCATCGACGACTACGTGAAATGCTTCGAGGCATTGCATGCCGTGGTGGATTACTTCGTGGTGAATGTGAGCAGCCCGAACACGCCTGGTCTGCGCGCGCTCCAGGAGAAAGGTCCGTTGTTGGCCATTTTGAACGAATTGAAAAGGCGCGATGCCGCAAAGCCCGTGCATCGTCCGATCTTGTTGAAGATCGCGCCGGACCTCACGGACGAACAGTTGGACGACATTGTTTCCGTAGTGAAGAAAAGTGGAATCGCGGGCGTGATCGCCACCAACACCACCATCTCGCGTGAAGGCTTGCAAATGCCGAAAAGTGAGGTGGACGCCATAGGTGCGGGCGGTGTGAGCGGCAGGCCCGTTCGGCAGCGCAGCACGAAGGTGGTGAAGTATTTGCGGCAGCGCTTGCCGAAGCCGCTCGTCATCATCGGCGTGGGCGGCATCGACAGCGCCGAGGCCGCGATGGAAAAGCTGGACGCCGGTGCGGACCTTGTGCAGGTCTACACGGGCCTGATCTATGAAGGTCCCGGGCTGCTGAAGCGCATCAATGCAGCCTTCGCTTTGCGAAAGCTGAATTCTTAA